In one Perca fluviatilis chromosome 7, GENO_Pfluv_1.0, whole genome shotgun sequence genomic region, the following are encoded:
- the preb gene encoding prolactin regulatory element-binding protein isoform X1: protein MGKRKVPDLYRAPFPLYSIKVDPKTGLVITAGGGGASKTGIKNAVQFLDLQLVGEHQYSASLLHSHDTDTRATMNMAIGNGVIAAGQDGTCSLMRFKHCSQKEKGKAAAEDAENSVQQGNARRRAGKRDKGGPDEAAASGDISPMKDETAHISVTGLAEVQSDLNPVDPLQKVVRFSPDLSLLLTGGTDGHIRVWEFPSLKKRFDFKAHEGEVEDLDMSPGNKHLVTVGRDFSCSVWSGSQLAMGLKWLETMPQVAEKTYRYMACRFGKVADQKGALRLYTVQIPHKRDRKPPPCYLTKWDGKSFLPMLTAPCGTEVISSLAVSDSGTFLGLGTVTGSVAIYIAFSLQKLYYVQESHGIVVTDLAFLPDSLKGKNIKGNNETAMLSVAVDSRCQVHAVPNRRSFPIWLVLFFCGLMVVGVVLLLQYLFPGFI, encoded by the exons ATGGGGAAGAGGAAGGTGCCAGATCTGTACAGAgccccctttcctttatacTCCATTAAAGTGGATCCTAAAACTGGGCTTGTAATCACagcaggaggagggggggcTTCCAAGACCGGCATAAAGAATGCTGTG CAATTCCTGGATCTACAGCTGGTTGGAGAACACCAGTACAGTGCCAGTCTCCTTCACTCTCATGACACGGACACACGTGCCACCATGAACATGGCTATAGGCAATGGTGTGATTGCTGCAGGACAGGACGGGACCTGCTCTCTGATGAGGTTTAAACACTGCTCGCAGAAAGAGAAAGGCAAAGCTGCTGCTGAGGATG CAGAAAACAGCGTGCAGCAGGGTAATGCCAGGCGAAGAGCTGGGAAAAGAGACAAAGGTGGTCCGGATGAAGCTGCAGCATCTGGAGATATTTCACCTATGAAGGATGAGACGGCTCATATCTCGGTGACTGGTTTGGCTGAAGTGCAGTCAGACCTGAACCCCGTGGACCCGCTTCAGAAAGTAGTCAGGTTCAGTCCAGACCTGAGCCTTCTGCTGACAGGAGGCACAGACGGACACATACGAGTCTGGGAG TTTCCATCGCTAAAGAAGAGGTTTGACTTTAAAGCACATGAAGGGGAGGTTGAAGACTTGGATATGAGTCCAGGGAACAAG CACCTGGTGACTGTTGGCCGGGACTTCTCCTGCAGTGTATGGAGTGGCAGCCAGTTGGCTATGGGTCTGAAATGGCTTGAAACCATGCCTCAAGTAGCTGAGAAGACCTATCGATATATGGCttgcag GTTTGGAAAGGTAGCCGACCAAAAAGGCGCCCTGAGGCTTTACACTGTCCAGATCCCCCATAAACGAGACAGAAAACCTCCTCCTTGCTACCTCACCAAGTGGGACGGCAAGAGCTTTCTGCCCATGCTGACGGCTCCCTGTGGCACCGAGGTCATCTCCAGTCTGGCTGTCAG TGACTCTGGAACATTTCTTGGCCTTGGAACTGTAACAGGATCAGTGGCAATCTACATTGCTTTCTCCCTACAG AAGCTGTATTATGTACAGGAGTCCCATGGCATTGTTGTGACAGACCTGGCCTTCCTGCCTGACTCGCTGAAAGGCAAAAATATCAAAGGAAATAATGAAACCGCCATGTTGAGTGTAGCTGTGGACAGCCGCTGTCAGGTTCATGCTGTCCCCAACCGAA GATCCTTTCCTATCTGGCTAGTGTTGTTCTTTTGTGGCCTCATGGTGGTGGGAGTCGTTCTCCTCCTACAGTACCTCTttccaggatttatttaa
- the preb gene encoding prolactin regulatory element-binding protein isoform X2 — MGKRKVPDLYRAPFPLYSIKVDPKTGLVITAGGGGASKTGIKNAVQFLDLQLVGEHQYSASLLHSHDTDTRATMNMAIGNGVIAAGQDGTCSLMRFKHCSQKEKGKAAAEDENSVQQGNARRRAGKRDKGGPDEAAASGDISPMKDETAHISVTGLAEVQSDLNPVDPLQKVVRFSPDLSLLLTGGTDGHIRVWEFPSLKKRFDFKAHEGEVEDLDMSPGNKHLVTVGRDFSCSVWSGSQLAMGLKWLETMPQVAEKTYRYMACRFGKVADQKGALRLYTVQIPHKRDRKPPPCYLTKWDGKSFLPMLTAPCGTEVISSLAVSDSGTFLGLGTVTGSVAIYIAFSLQKLYYVQESHGIVVTDLAFLPDSLKGKNIKGNNETAMLSVAVDSRCQVHAVPNRRSFPIWLVLFFCGLMVVGVVLLLQYLFPGFI; from the exons ATGGGGAAGAGGAAGGTGCCAGATCTGTACAGAgccccctttcctttatacTCCATTAAAGTGGATCCTAAAACTGGGCTTGTAATCACagcaggaggagggggggcTTCCAAGACCGGCATAAAGAATGCTGTG CAATTCCTGGATCTACAGCTGGTTGGAGAACACCAGTACAGTGCCAGTCTCCTTCACTCTCATGACACGGACACACGTGCCACCATGAACATGGCTATAGGCAATGGTGTGATTGCTGCAGGACAGGACGGGACCTGCTCTCTGATGAGGTTTAAACACTGCTCGCAGAAAGAGAAAGGCAAAGCTGCTGCTGAGGATG AAAACAGCGTGCAGCAGGGTAATGCCAGGCGAAGAGCTGGGAAAAGAGACAAAGGTGGTCCGGATGAAGCTGCAGCATCTGGAGATATTTCACCTATGAAGGATGAGACGGCTCATATCTCGGTGACTGGTTTGGCTGAAGTGCAGTCAGACCTGAACCCCGTGGACCCGCTTCAGAAAGTAGTCAGGTTCAGTCCAGACCTGAGCCTTCTGCTGACAGGAGGCACAGACGGACACATACGAGTCTGGGAG TTTCCATCGCTAAAGAAGAGGTTTGACTTTAAAGCACATGAAGGGGAGGTTGAAGACTTGGATATGAGTCCAGGGAACAAG CACCTGGTGACTGTTGGCCGGGACTTCTCCTGCAGTGTATGGAGTGGCAGCCAGTTGGCTATGGGTCTGAAATGGCTTGAAACCATGCCTCAAGTAGCTGAGAAGACCTATCGATATATGGCttgcag GTTTGGAAAGGTAGCCGACCAAAAAGGCGCCCTGAGGCTTTACACTGTCCAGATCCCCCATAAACGAGACAGAAAACCTCCTCCTTGCTACCTCACCAAGTGGGACGGCAAGAGCTTTCTGCCCATGCTGACGGCTCCCTGTGGCACCGAGGTCATCTCCAGTCTGGCTGTCAG TGACTCTGGAACATTTCTTGGCCTTGGAACTGTAACAGGATCAGTGGCAATCTACATTGCTTTCTCCCTACAG AAGCTGTATTATGTACAGGAGTCCCATGGCATTGTTGTGACAGACCTGGCCTTCCTGCCTGACTCGCTGAAAGGCAAAAATATCAAAGGAAATAATGAAACCGCCATGTTGAGTGTAGCTGTGGACAGCCGCTGTCAGGTTCATGCTGTCCCCAACCGAA GATCCTTTCCTATCTGGCTAGTGTTGTTCTTTTGTGGCCTCATGGTGGTGGGAGTCGTTCTCCTCCTACAGTACCTCTttccaggatttatttaa